One Coccinella septempunctata chromosome 8, icCocSept1.1, whole genome shotgun sequence genomic window carries:
- the LOC123318269 gene encoding uncharacterized protein LOC123318269 yields the protein MTDISLSSAEQDLLNQGLKCSAPLKPSSVLLDSFTSHIENIFNRCRLENFATITLETTNIIKSFLRHQTTKFGSSSSVIKSLLNKINVKNLLVTKAYKGNCTVIMRMSDYICKTEDFLNSTDFDRTPKDLIPGFLKKVNSTIKQNKDILQLFNFKIDWLISSVPVTPLLYSLPKIHKPGIPVRPIVSFVGTTAHGLSSFLGDVFQRHLDYRSEFSIKNSSELVHQIKDLKFPEGATMVSFDIVNLYPSTPPVEAAELINQLLAFSDLSDDVGSSLSALLKVCLEQNFFKFNNRFYIQKKRPKYGIYPGAIACRVFS from the coding sequence ATGACCGACATTTCACTATCATCTGCCGAACAAGATCTTCTTAACCAGGGCCTTAAATGTTCTGCACCTCTCAAGCCTTCTTCTGTACTTTTAGACTCGTTCACCTCACatattgaaaacatttttaatcGGTGCAGATTAGAAAATTTTGCCACCATAACATTAGAAACAACTAACATCATCAAATCCTTCTTAAGACATCAAACTACAAAATTTGGGAGTTCTTCCTCTGTCATAAAATCATTGTTGAACAAAATCAACGTAAAAAATCTCTTGGTCACCAAAGCTTACAAGGGCAACTGCACCGTGATCATGAGAATGTCTGATTACATTTGCAAAACTGAAGACTTCCTAAATTCAACAGATTTCGACAGAACCCCCAAAGATCTCATACCTGGTTTTCTTAAGAAGGTAAATTCTACCATCAAacaaaataaagatattttgcagcttttcaattttaaaatagATTGGCTTATCTCGTCTGTACCGGTCACTCCTCTGTTATATAGTTTGCCAAAGATCCACAAACCAGGCATACCCGTTCGCCCAATCGTTTCCTTTGTTGGCACCACTGCCCACGGCTTGTCTTCCTTCCTCGGTGATGTTTTTCAACGCCATTTAGATTACAGATCAGAATTCTCTATCAAAAATTCTTCAGAACTGGTACATCAGATCAAAGACCTCAAATTTCCCGAGGGAGCAACCATGGTCTCCTTCGATATAGTCAACTTATACCCATCTACTCCACCGGTTGAAGCCGCTGAATTAATCAACCAACTTTTGGCCTTTTCCGATCTTAGCGACGATGTTGGGTCTTCTCTCTCAGCTTTACTAAAAGTTTGCCTGGAGCAgaactttttcaaattcaacaacCGATTTTACATCCAAAAAAAACGGCCTAAGTATGGGATCTACCCTGGCGCCATTGCTTGCAGAGTGTTTTcttaa